A single candidate division SR1 bacterium Aalborg_AAW-1 DNA region contains:
- the gyrB gene encoding DNA gyrase subunit B: MTNTIIYDSLLNSMSEHTTFHNDLDAQHYDASHIKVLEGLEPVRQRPGMYIGSTDIKGLHHMIQEIVDNGVDEAIAGYCDHITTIIHADGSVTVYDNGRGMPVDIHPKTGKSAVETIFTVLHAGGKFEKSAYKVSGGLHGVGASVVNALSDYLEVTVHKNGKKYFQRYERGIPVEDLKEIGDTDVSGTTVHFKPDGTVFETLDFVLSTETARMKNAAYLTPGVTFTLVDERVSYAQRFCFEGGIKTWLSNLVDNQESVSQPHYLEIEGKEILVECAFQFINTTNENLLSFVNNIPTRDHGTHVVGFKEALLRRINELVKEKDKFNKKLGEFTLQDISDGLYAIVTVKIPEPQFQGQTKGKLGNSYVKTQMDKIIYNYISDFFAQQPQEFDRIFEKIELSARARLAAVIAKESIIRKNVLSGSPLPGKLADCRRRGKNGTELFLVEGDSAGGTAKQGRDSEFQAILPLRGKILNTEQAHIQKVLANNEVKSLLTAIGAGMKDAFDSEQLRYERVIIMTDADVDGAHIQTLLLTFFFRYMRPLIENGHLFIACPPIYKISQGKKEQYFYPPIESPDEALKAGGFDPNKSYEVQRYKGLGEMNAEQLGETTMNPATRTMFQITVNEAEEADKLFRTLMGEDVGQRRQFIMTHAKGVKQIDL; this comes from the coding sequence ATGACCAATACTATCATTTATGACTCATTACTTAATTCTATGTCAGAACACACTACTTTTCATAATGATTTAGATGCGCAACACTATGACGCCTCACATATTAAAGTCTTAGAAGGACTAGAACCCGTACGTCAGAGACCAGGAATGTATATCGGATCCACTGACATCAAAGGATTACACCATATGATCCAAGAGATTGTTGATAATGGTGTTGATGAAGCGATAGCTGGATATTGTGATCATATTACCACCATTATCCATGCTGATGGTTCTGTAACGGTCTATGATAATGGACGTGGAATGCCTGTCGATATTCATCCCAAAACAGGTAAATCTGCTGTTGAAACTATTTTTACGGTACTTCATGCAGGAGGTAAATTTGAAAAATCAGCCTATAAAGTATCAGGAGGTTTACATGGAGTTGGAGCTTCAGTAGTGAATGCATTATCTGACTATCTTGAAGTTACTGTTCATAAAAATGGTAAAAAATATTTTCAAAGATATGAAAGAGGTATACCAGTAGAAGATTTGAAAGAAATTGGAGATACGGACGTAAGTGGTACAACAGTACATTTCAAACCTGATGGAACAGTCTTCGAAACTCTTGATTTTGTACTCAGTACTGAAACAGCAAGAATGAAAAATGCTGCTTATCTGACACCAGGAGTGACGTTTACCCTTGTCGATGAAAGGGTATCATACGCTCAAAGATTTTGTTTTGAAGGTGGTATTAAGACATGGCTTTCTAATCTTGTAGATAACCAAGAATCTGTTTCACAACCACATTATTTAGAAATAGAATGAAAAGAAATTCTTGTAGAATGTGCATTCCAGTTTATCAACACAACAAATGAAAATTTACTTTCCTTCGTAAATAATATCCCAACAAGAGATCATGGTACTCATGTAGTAGGATTTAAAGAAGCACTTCTGAGACGTATTAATGAGTTAGTAAAAGAGAAAGATAAATTTAATAAAAAACTTGGAGAATTTACCTTACAAGACATCTCAGATGGTCTGTATGCTATTGTCACAGTGAAAATACCAGAGCCACAATTTCAAGGACAAACAAAAGGTAAACTGGGTAATAGTTATGTAAAAACTCAGATGGATAAGATTATTTATAATTATATCTCTGATTTCTTTGCCCAACAACCACAAGAATTTGATAGAATTTTTGAAAAAATAGAGTTAAGTGCAAGAGCAAGGCTTGCTGCCGTTATTGCCAAAGAATCCATTATTAGAAAAAACGTCCTTTCAGGAAGTCCACTTCCAGGTAAATTAGCTGATTGTCGTCGTAGAGGTAAAAACGGTACAGAATTATTCTTAGTAGAGGGAGATTCTGCTGGAGGAACAGCGAAACAAGGACGTGATAGTGAATTCCAAGCAATCTTACCACTCAGAGGTAAAATTCTTAATACAGAACAAGCACATATCCAAAAAGTACTTGCGAATAATGAAGTAAAATCATTACTCACTGCAATCGGTGCTGGGATGAAGGATGCTTTCGATTCTGAACAACTGAGATATGAAAGAGTGATTATTATGACAGATGCCGATGTCGATGGAGCACATATCCAAACTCTCCTTCTTACCTTCTTCTTCCGTTATATGAGACCATTAATTGAAAATGGGCATCTGTTTATCGCTTGTCCTCCTATTTATAAAATCAGCCAAGGCAAGAAAGAACAATATTTCTATCCGCCTATTGAAAGCCCTGATGAAGCACTCAAAGCATGATGATTCGATCCAAATAAATCTTATGAAGTTCAAAGATATAAAGGACTTGGAGAAATGAATGCAGAACAATTATGAGAGACGACAATGAATCCTGCAACAAGAACAATGTTTCAAATTACTGTCAATGAAGCTGAAGAAGCAGATAAATTATTCCGTACATTAATGGGAGAAGATGTAGGACAAAGAAGACAATTCATCATGACTCATGCAAAATGAGTAAAACAGATTGATTTATAG
- the miaA gene encoding tRNA dimethylallyltransferase, protein MTELNIKEYITQLRERHPDLVVIIYGPTATGKSGLSLRLADLFAKEKIGLEIISADSRQVYRYMDIGTDKISQEDRDRIPHYGIAVVNPDEEYTAHQRQQDTKKWISDILGRENIPVIVGGTGLYIDTIYKNFNLPQDVKANRERRAELDELELQDPGYLRKYLHEIDPDTAVEFHPKNTRYIIRAIEIYEQTGIPKSIIAQEHPVDHPLLMISLNRNRDITTQLIRTRVEEMINRGLIGEVQSLLSQGYSPNLQSMNGIGYRQTVDWLKVKSGKLKVEGPYKPSDVTDLINSITLASVQYAKRQRTRFRRYQKDAHEHPKEKVYYLEVGL, encoded by the coding sequence ATGACTGAACTCAACATTAAAGAATATATCACTCAACTAAGGGAAAGACATCCTGATCTGGTCGTGATTATTTATGGTCCAACAGCAACGGGAAAAAGCGGACTTTCACTTCGTCTGGCAGATCTTTTTGCAAAAGAAAAAATTGGACTAGAAATAATCAGTGCTGATAGTCGTCAAGTCTATCGCTACATGGATATCGGAACAGATAAAATATCACAAGAAGATCGTGATCGTATTCCTCATTATGGGATAGCTGTTGTAAATCCTGATGAAGAATATACAGCACATCAGCGACAACAAGATACCAAAAAATGGATTTCTGACATCCTTGGGCGTGAGAATATACCAGTGATTGTAGGAGGGACAGGTCTGTATATTGATACGATCTACAAAAATTTCAATCTTCCACAAGACGTCAAAGCTAATCGAGAGAGGAGAGCAGAGCTTGATGAACTGGAACTTCAAGATCCTGGTTATTTACGAAAATATCTCCATGAGATCGATCCTGATACAGCGGTAGAATTTCATCCCAAAAACACAAGGTATATCATCCGTGCTATCGAAATTTATGAACAAACAGGTATTCCTAAGTCGATCATCGCACAAGAACATCCTGTTGATCATCCCTTATTGATGATATCACTGAACAGAAATCGAGATATAACCACACAGCTTATAAGAACAAGAGTAGAAGAAATGATCAATCGTGGACTTATAGGAGAGGTACAGTCATTACTTAGTCAATGATATAGTCCTAATCTTCAATCCATGAATGGAATAGGATATAGACAAACGGTAGATTGGTTGAAAGTTAAAAGTTGAAAGTTGAAAGTTGAGTGACCTTATAAACCTTCTGACGTTACAGACCTTATAAACTCTATTACACTCGCTTCAGTACAATATGCCAAGAGACAACGTACCCGATTTCGCAGATACCAAAAAGATGCTCATGAGCATCCTAAAGAGAAGGTATATTATTTGGAGGTGGGGTTATAA
- the rlmN gene encoding putative dual-specificity RNA methyltransferase RlmN, whose protein sequence is MSEKKQSFFDPVALEAFRKEHKIEPYRIKQITDAIFKQSIIDFQEITTISKELRDLFDAHFEIISLTEIKRVEDDETSKFLFETHDGEVVESVLMYHFHQKREDMTFNNAFQVEDANDEGQELNRMTLCISSQVGCAVGCIFCVTGKMGLKKNLHWTEILGQVLYINNFIKTKLGKKEDGTLHKVRNIVFMGMGEPLMNYPNVKETVGYLTDTKFLGLSRKRVTISTSGLLKPLRQFIDDNLPVAFAFSLHAPNQPLREQLIPVMAHVNPLDKLMALLDEYTDKTGNKIFFEYVMIKDKNDGKEVAHELGKLLQHRNAHLNMIPYNQNPAIDLEESTPERIKKFRDIVESYKVKVTVRENRGRKAKSACGQLGWEKVTENLKDNNVKKPIKKPL, encoded by the coding sequence ATGTCAGAAAAAAAACAATCATTTTTTGATCCTGTTGCTCTTGAAGCTTTTCGTAAAGAGCATAAGATCGAACCCTATCGTATCAAACAGATTACGGATGCTATTTTTAAGCAATCGATTATCGACTTTCAGGAAATTACTACGATTAGCAAAGAATTGAGAGATCTTTTTGATGCTCATTTTGAGATTATATCGTTGACTGAAATTAAACGTGTAGAAGATGATGAAACTAGTAAATTTCTCTTTGAAACTCATGATGGTGAAGTCGTAGAAAGTGTTCTGATGTATCACTTCCATCAGAAGAGAGAAGATATGACTTTCAATAATGCTTTCCAAGTGGAAGATGCGAATGATGAAGGACAAGAGCTCAATCGTATGACACTCTGTATATCTTCACAAGTAGGATGTGCCGTAGGATGTATCTTTTGTGTTACTGGTAAAATGGGATTGAAAAAAAATCTTCATTGGACAGAAATCCTCGGACAAGTACTCTACATCAACAATTTTATTAAGACGAAACTGGGCAAAAAAGAAGACGGAACGCTCCATAAAGTCAGAAATATCGTTTTCATGGGAATGGGAGAACCGCTCATGAATTATCCGAATGTAAAAGAAACAGTAGGATATCTGACTGATACCAAGTTCCTTGGACTATCACGTAAGAGAGTGACGATATCGACGTCTGGATTGCTCAAACCTCTCAGACAGTTTATTGATGATAATCTCCCTGTAGCCTTTGCATTTTCCCTCCATGCGCCCAACCAACCACTCCGTGAGCAACTTATCCCCGTTATGGCTCATGTGAACCCCTTGGATAAACTTATGGCACTTCTTGATGAATATACTGATAAGACAGGAAATAAGATATTTTTTGAATATGTTATGATTAAGGATAAAAATGATGGCAAAGAAGTCGCTCATGAATTGGGAAAACTTCTTCAACATCGTAATGCACACCTGAATATGATCCCGTATAACCAAAACCCAGCTATTGATTTGGAAGAATCAACTCCTGAACGTATCAAAAAATTTCGTGATATCGTTGAATCTTATAAAGTTAAAGTAACGGTAAGAGAAAATCGTGGTCGTAAAGCAAAGAGTGCTTGTGGACAGTTAGGATGGGAGAAAGTAACAGAAAATCTCAAAGATAATAATGTAAAAAAACCAATAAAAAAACCTCTTTAA